The Acidobacteriota bacterium genome contains the following window.
CTGGCCCGATACACCTGACCCATTCCGCCTTCGCCCAGGAGGGCCACGACGTGATACGGACCGATGGTTTTACCGATCATCACCGTGGCTCTGCTGGGCTTCGGCGAGACCTCGCCGGAGCAGGCGGCCGGAGGCCGCCGCCAGCGTAGGCGGGCCGCCTTCGCCAATGAGCCCGACGACTTCGTAGGGGCCGATGCGGGTTCCGGCGCTCAAGGACATGGGGCGGGCGGATTATATCGGGAATCGTGACGACTCCCCGCGCCATTGAATCTCGTAGGGCGGCCTGGGTCTCAAGGCCGCCGAATGGCCGCGGCGTTGAAGTGCACGCCGCGCTACGAAATGCGTGTCCCTACAAGGAGCGCTCAGCCCCACAGGGCGGATACAGGGGCGGCGACGATGCGGTCGGAGAGCGTGAACGTGCGGGGCCCCGTGTGAAGCACGATGCCGGCGACGAATTCTCTGTCGAACCGATCGCGCATCGTCATCAAATGGCGGGCTGCGGCGGCGGTGGGCGCGGCGTCGGCCTTCACCTCAATGGCAATGAGCCGGCCGCCCCAAGCTCGACCAGGATGTCCACCTCGAGTCGGCCCTCCTGCTGCCGCACATGGAACAGACGCGGCCGCGTCTCGCTGACCGGCACTTCTGCGCGAATCTGCGAGACCACGAAGGTCTCGAGTAACCGGCCGAACAGATCGCCCTGGCGAAGTGCGCCGTTGGTGTCGAGTCGCAGTGCTGCGCCGGCCAGTGCCGGATCGACAAGGTGGCGCTTTGGACCAAGCACGAGGCGCTTAAGCCGATTCGAGGTCCACGCAGGCAAAGTCTCAGTGACAAACAGATTGCTGAGAAGCCGGTCGTAGGCCAGCGCGGTCTTGCGGTTGATTCCGGCCGCATCAAACAGCGTCTTTTCATCCACGACGCCCGCCGTGTTGAGCGCATACGCCTCCATATAACGACGGAGCCGAACGGGGTCACGACCCGATTCGATCAATTCCACGTCGCGGGTCAGAAGGTGCTCGAGATAGCTGTCCAGCCAGTGTTGTCGAGCCGCGCCATTCAGTCGAAGAGCCGGTTCCGGGAATCCGCTCTGAAAGATGAGGTCGACATATCCGCGTAGATCTGGCGAGGGATGAGCCGGTTCAAGGGGCGCGCCTGACACCACGCGGTCGATGAACGACGGCCCCCGGACGGCACCCACCTGCTCGCGAATCGTCATACCGAACATCGGCAAGCGCGTCACGCGCCCAGTGCCGGGCCACCACTCGCCATCGAGTTCAGCACGCACCGAACCGGTAATGATGAACCGCGCGGGGTCGGGCCTGGCATCCACAGCACGCTTGATCGCGCCAAGCACGCCCGGCACCATCTGCCACTCGTCGATCAGGATCGGTTCCTGAAGTCCGCGAAGTGCAGCGTCCGGATCTGCCCTGAATGCCTGGGCCTCCGCGTCGGTGTCGAGCCGGACCATGGACCTCGCGTGACGAGCCGCGGTGGTGGTCTTGCCAGAAGCCCTTGGGCCGACGAGCAACAACGCGGGCAGCTGCTTGAATAGGGTTTGGATGGCACCGTCGAGCAGGCGGGCAGAATAGGCCACGCCCTATAATGCCACTTTTACACGGTTAACAATGCCTGTATTACGCAAGCATGGATGCTACTTTGCCAGTGGATCCAACCAATCCCCAAGCGATCTCGTCTCAGGCATAAGAACTTTAGGGATATCTCTCTTATGCCACCACTACCCCAAGGCACGCTCGACCTGCTCATCCTCCAGACCCTGGCCAACAAGCCCCGGCACGGCTACGCCATCGCCCGCTGGATCGAAGAATCCACCGACGACCTGCTGGCCGTTCAGGAAGGCGCCCTCTACCCGGCACTCGCGCGGCTCGAACGCCAGGGCTGGATCCAGTCGGAATGGAAACGCTCGGAACTGAACAAACAGGTGAAGGTCTACCAGTTGACCGCCAAGGGTCACACCGAACTGGAGATTCGCACCCAAAGTTGGAAGGCCCTGGCCGGCGCCATAACCAAGGTCTTCAACGCTCGGTGAGGCTGCGATGAGTCACATCGACGACGAACTCGAATTCCACATCGAAATGCAGACCCGCCGATACATCGAGGCGGGCATGGACCCCGTCGCGGCGCGGGCCAAAGCCATGACACGCATGGGCGACCTCGATGCTGCCGCGAAGGCTGTGCACGCCATCAGACCGCCGAGTCAGGAGCCACCCGTGAACGAGACGCGATGGATGCACGGCCTC
Protein-coding sequences here:
- a CDS encoding PadR family transcriptional regulator, yielding MPPLPQGTLDLLILQTLANKPRHGYAIARWIEESTDDLLAVQEGALYPALARLERQGWIQSEWKRSELNKQVKVYQLTAKGHTELEIRTQSWKALAGAITKVFNAR